A portion of the Brevundimonas pondensis genome contains these proteins:
- the pelA gene encoding pectate lyase: MISRPCLSALGALPLSLALAAPVIAAEAPPTWNAAVLTRAEAWYASPEARRIADNVLRHQSIEGGWPKNTPLGDPPRPDADPGLANTFDNQATTLPLAFLARVATATGDPAYVVAVQRGLDYVLAAQYPNGGWPQYYPLRGGYHDHVTFNDDAMIRVMRLLRHVASGRPPYAFIDDTRRSRAETAVRQGVDLILKTQVRQNGRLTAWCAQYDAQTLAPAWARRFEPPSLSGSESVGVVRFLMEIDHPSPQVTAAIEGALDWFRVSAIHDTRLEDYIDPEGRPDKRLAAAPGAAPLWARFYDLATNQPIYMGRDSVPHGDLAAIERERRLGYAYIGEWPAALLRSTRPTGTPVP; encoded by the coding sequence GTGATTTCAAGGCCCTGTCTCAGCGCTCTTGGCGCCCTGCCTCTCTCGCTGGCTCTCGCTGCGCCCGTCATCGCCGCCGAAGCGCCGCCGACATGGAACGCTGCGGTTCTGACCCGCGCCGAGGCCTGGTACGCAAGCCCGGAGGCGCGCCGCATCGCCGACAATGTCCTGCGCCACCAGTCCATCGAGGGCGGCTGGCCCAAGAACACGCCCCTCGGCGATCCTCCGCGCCCGGACGCCGACCCGGGCCTGGCCAACACCTTCGACAATCAGGCCACAACCCTGCCCCTGGCCTTCCTGGCGCGTGTCGCGACCGCAACCGGAGATCCCGCCTATGTGGTCGCCGTTCAACGTGGACTCGACTACGTCCTGGCGGCCCAGTATCCGAACGGCGGCTGGCCCCAGTATTACCCGCTTCGCGGCGGCTACCACGACCATGTGACCTTCAACGACGACGCGATGATCCGCGTCATGCGCCTCCTGCGCCATGTCGCAAGCGGCCGCCCGCCCTACGCCTTCATCGACGACACCAGGAGGAGCCGCGCCGAAACTGCGGTGCGACAAGGCGTCGACCTGATCCTCAAAACCCAGGTTCGCCAGAACGGCCGGCTGACGGCCTGGTGCGCCCAGTACGACGCCCAGACCCTGGCCCCGGCCTGGGCGCGACGGTTCGAACCGCCCTCCCTGTCCGGCAGTGAAAGCGTGGGCGTCGTCCGCTTCCTGATGGAAATCGACCATCCCTCGCCCCAGGTCACAGCGGCCATCGAAGGCGCTCTCGACTGGTTCCGGGTCTCGGCCATCCATGACACCCGCCTGGAAGACTACATCGACCCCGAAGGGCGTCCCGACAAGCGTCTGGCCGCAGCGCCCGGCGCCGCCCCCCTGTGGGCCCGTTTCTATGACCTGGCGACCAATCAGCCGATCTATATGGGACGGGATTCCGTTCCCCATGGCGACCTGGCCGCGATCGAACGCGAACGCCGCCTGGGCTACGCCTATATCGGCGAATGGCCCGCCGCCTTGCTGAGGTCGACCCGACCGACCGGAACGCCGGTCCCATGA